A window of Sagittula sp. P11 genomic DNA:
TCACGAAAAGCAGCGATCCCAAGGTGCTGATCGAGGCGATCTTCGGCGCGCTGCGCGGGCAGACTGTGATCTCGCCCGACGTGATCGAGGCCATCGCCCGCGACCGCATCTCCGGCGTGGGGACCGGGCTCACCGATCTCAGCCCGCGGCAGACCGAGATCCTATGCCTCCTGGCCCGGGGGTGGTCCGCCGAGCGCATCGCCGGGGAACTGTCCATCAGCCAGAAGACCGTCCGCAACAATCACTACCAGATCAAGAGCATACTGGGCATGGAGACGGACGCCCAGCTGGTCTGGTTCGCGCTCGAGACAGGGCTGCTGCAAGCGGTCTGAATTGTCCCGGCCTTCTCGGTACTGATTTCTGTGGGGGCGCCATTTTTGTGGCGGTCAGGCGGGTTGGCATGTCGCCTGACCGGGCAGCAGCACATGGCCATCATTGCGGGCTTGGGCCAATCGAATCTCTACCGAAGATGCAGGGATTGGCGCCTTTCGCGTCCGTCACGCACGCCGCTTTCGGGGCCGAACAGACACCGGATACGAGGCGCTCCGCCTATGCCCCCGACGGAGGGGAACGACAGGCATGATTGTCGCGTTCACTTACTAAATGAAAGGCTTCTGACATGAACAAGTTCTTGATCGGCAGCGCCGTGGCGCTTGCTTTGACGACAACCTCCCTTTCCGCGGCCCCGATCCACGCAAAGGGCAACGCCGGAGGCTTCACCGTCGCCCAGGGCGAACAGGTCTGGCTCGCCAAGGGACCGCAGGGCAACGGTAACGGCAAAGGCAATGGTGGCGGCAACGCCAAGTTGCTGAAAAAGGGCAACGGCAACGGCAATGCCGGGAAGGGTAATCCGGGCAACGGGAACGCCCAGGCCGACAACGGCAAGGGCAAGGACAAGCCCGGCAAGGGCAACGCCCAGGCCAACAACGGCAATGGAAACGGCAAGGGCAAGCCCGAGAATGCCGGCGGCCCGAAGAACAACGGAAACGGTGTCGCGCAAGCTGCGAACGGCAACGGCAACGGCAAGGCGGGCAAGGGTCGCAAGGCCTACACCGCCGCCGAGCGTGAGGAAGTGGTGAAGCGCATCGTCTCCACCCCGGCACCCGCAGGCCGTGACATGACCCGCGTCATCGGGGCCACCGCGCTGGCCCTCGCGACGCCGCAGCTTCTCTGGTCCGACGTGACCGACGATGAACTCATCACCTACACCAACTGCCCGCCGGGGCTGGCCAAGAAGGATCCGCCCTGCGTGCCGCCGGGCCTCGCCAAGAAGGGCGTGACCTATGACGAATGGGTGTCCTACGACCGCGACCGCTACGAGGAAATCTGGCTTGAGCGCCGCGACGAATGGCTTGGTCGCGGTGTGGACGTCGACCCGGACCCGGACCTGCTGCTCTTGCAGTCGGACCAGATCGCCGAGCTCTTCAACCTCGCGCCCGCACCGGACGGCCAGCGGTACGCCCTGATCGACGGCCTGCCCGTGCTGCTCGGCGAAGAGGACTACACCTCGCTGCTGCTGGTCAACCAGACGGCACAGGCGGCCGACCTGCTGAACGGAGTGCCGATCGCACCGACGGCGGCTTTGACGCAGGAAGAGCTCATCAACCTCTACCGCCTGCCGCAGCTTGGCGCGGACGAGAACTATGCCGTGGTGAACGGTCAGCTCGTGCAGTTGAACGACTCGGAATACGAGCTTCTTCAGATGATCCGCATCGCGCGGGCCGTGCTGTAAACCATGCGTCGACCCACCCCTACGGTGCGGACGCAACCGGAAATGAAGCAGCCGCCGGGTAACCGGCGGCTGTTTTCATGTCGGCGGAGGTTGCTGTCCTTCCGACCCCCGCCCGTCTTCAGACCACCGGGGTCAGGACCGGCTCTCCGCGCAGGTGGGCGCGCAGGTTCTTCACCACGAGGTCGCCCATTGCCGCGCGGGTCTTGTGCGTGGCGCTGCCGATGTGCGGCAGCAAGACGACGTTCTCCTGTGTCCGGAGCGCCTCCGGCACATGCGGTTCCTGCGCAAAGACGTCGAGCGCCGCACCCGCGATGGTGCCCTTCGACAGCGCGTCGATCAGCGCCTCTTCGTCCACCAGATCGCCGCGGGCAACGTTCACCAGCCGCCCGTCGGAGCCCAGTGCCTCCAGCACCTCGGCGCTGACGATGCCGCGCGTCTGCGGCGTGCTGGGAGCGATCACCACCAGCCAGTCGACGTCCCGCGCCATGGAGACCGGGTCGGCGTAATACTGGTAGGGCTGGTGCGCCTGCTCGGACCGGCCGTGATAGACGACGCGCATGGAGAAGGCCTGCGCCAGCCGGGCGATGGCCTTGCCGATCCGCCCCAGCCCGATGATCCCCACCGTCGCGCCGGTCAGCTCGGCGGTCAGCGGCATGGCGCCCTCGCTCTCCCACCGGCCTGCGCGGACGTATTCGTGGCTGTCGGGCACCCGGTGCGCCAGCGCCAGCATCAGGGCAAGCGTCACCTCCGCCACGCAGTCGTTCAGCACGTCCGGCGTGTTGGTCACGCGGACGCCGTGCTCCTTCGCCGCCTCGACGTCGACCGCATCGTAACCCACCCCGAAGGAGGAGATGATCTCCAGGTCGGGCAGCGCCTCGATGATCTCGCGCGAACAGCCCGTGCCGCCGCCGGTGGCAATGAAGCGGACGCCTGCAGGCAAGGCGGCAAGGAAGGCCGCCTTGTCCTCTGCGTCGCAATAGCGGTGCAGGGTGAAATCCTGGTCGAGCTGGTCGACCACGCGCGGCGTGAGGTTTGCAACAAGGAGAAGATCGGGTTTGGTCATGGTCATATCGGTCTTTGGTCAGTTGGATGTGTCGGTGGCCGCCGTCCCGGACCCTTTGCGGCGCAGCAGCATCAAGACAAGCGGCAGCATCCAGACGGCGATGGTGAACAGCCCCAGCCCGGCAGAGATGGGCCGTTCGAAGAAGGCAAGGAAGCTGCCGTCGGACTTGATCATTGAGGTGACGAAGTTCTGCTCCAGCATCGGTCCGAGCACCAGCCCGAGGATCGCGGGCGCGATGGGGATGTCGTTCTCCTCCATCAGGAAACCGATGATGCCGAAGACGAACATCAGCCAGATCCCGAAGACGGAGTTGTTGATGGCGAAGGACCCAACCATGCAGAACATCAGGATGATCGGCATCAGCACACGCTGCGGGATGGACAACACCTGCCGCGCGCCCTTGATCGCCAGCCAGCCCAGCGGCAGCATCAACAGGTTGGCGACGAGGAAGACGATGAACACCGCGTAGATCATCTGCGGCTGGGTGATGAAGACCATCGGGCCGGGGTTGATGCCCTTGATGTAGAGCACGCCGATGACGATGGCGGTGATGGAGTCGCCGGGAATACCGAACACCAGTGCCGGGATCCACGCCCCGGACATGGCGCCGTTGTTGGCCGATCCGGCCTCTACCAGACCCTCCACGTGGCCCTTGCCGAACTTCTCGGGCGTCTTGGAGAACTTCTTGGACACCGCGTAGCTGATCCATGCGGCGATGTCGGCCCCTGCACCGGGCAATGCACCGATGGCGGTGCCAAGCGCACTGCCGCGCAGCGCCTGCACCGGGTACTTGCGCATGTTCTTGAACTGCTCGCGAAAGATCCCGCGGTTGCCGGTGGCGGGCGGCTTCTCGTCGCTGCCACGGTGGATGAAGGCGCGGATGACCTCCGATACGGCGAACAGGCCGATCATCGCGGGAATGAACTGTACGCCGCCCATCAGCTCGACGTTGCCGAAGGTGTAGCGCGGCTCGCCGGCCGGGTTCTCCAGCCCCACCGTGGCGGCGAAGAGCCCGATGAAGAGCGAGATCAGCCCGCGCGCCGGAGAGCCCGGCGAGATGAAGACCGCGCAGGACAGGCCGAGGACGACGAGCCAGAAGTATTCGAAGGACGAGAACTTCAGCGCGACCTCGGCCAGCACCGGCGATGCGGTGATCAGCACCAGCGTGCCGAAGATGCCGCCCAGCGAGGAAAAGACCAGCGACGCACCGAGCGCCGCCTCGGGCCTGCCCTGTTTGGTCAGGGCGTAGGCGTCCTGCACGTAGGCGGCGCTGGCGGGTGTGCCGGGCATCCTGAGCAAGGTGCCCGGGATGTCGCCTGCAAAGATCGCCATGGCGGTGGCCGTGACGATGGCGGCGATGGCGGGCACCGGCTCCATGAAGAAGGTGACGGGCACAAGGAGCGCCGTGGCCATGGTGGCCGTGAGCCCCGGGATCGCACCGACGAACATGCCGAAGGCTGCCGCGGCAAGGATGACCAGCAGGACGTATGGCTGAAAGACAAGACCGGCGGCTTCGGCGACTACGGACATGACGGCCTCACCAAAGGAACGGCAGGAAGGGGCTGCGCGGCAGCGGCACCAGCAGCAGCTTGCCGAAGCTCTGCTGGATCGCCAGGGCGGCGACCAGCGCGACCGGCACGGCGATCACGAGGCGCACGCCCAGAACGAGCATCGCCAGCACCATCACCGCAAGCGCCGTCGGCAGGAACCCCAGTAGTGGCGACAGCAGGATGTAGGCGAGGATCAGCAGCAGGACGCAGGCCATGCGGATCAGCGAGGCGGTGTTGCCCGTCCATTCCGCCAGCCGCAGGCCCGGCAGCCGTTCGCCCGCCATGACCGCCTTGACGATCAGGAAGAGCCCGGTCAGCACCGTCACCAGCGCGATGGCGCGCGGCATGGTGCCTGCGCCGTAGGCCTGTCCGGGGATTGCCTTGAAGTTCCAGGCCGAGATGTAGATCGCGATGCCCCCCAGCAGGGTCAACAGCCCAAGGGTCAGATCGGTGACGCGCATTCTGCTGTCCTCGTTGATTGGTCCCGGAAGACGGGAAAAGGGCCGGAGGTGATGCCATCATCCCCCGGCCCCCGCTGTCGGTCGGACCTTACTCGGCCGCCAGACCGGCCTTCTTCATGACCTCGCCGAAGGCGGCATCGTCGTCTGCGACGATCTGCGTGGCCTCGTCGCCGCGCGCCCACCGCAGGCCGAAGCCGCGGTCCTTCATGAACGTCTGGTACTCTTCCGAGTTGTAGGCGGTTTCGATGGCGTCCATCAGCTTGGTCTTCACGTCGTCGGGCAGACCGTCCGGAGCGGCGACGGAGCGCCACACGGCGACCGTCCAGTCAGACCCGGTGGATTCCGCCAGCGTTGGCACGTCCGGGAAGGCGTTCTGCCGTTCCGCCGACATGGTGGCCAGTGCCACGACACGGTTCGCGTCGATCATCGAACGGCCCTCGGCCAGCGACGACGGCACGATGTCCACACCGCCCGCGACCATGTCGGTCAGGCCGGGCGCGGCGCCCTGGCTGGGGACGAAGGTCACGTGGTCGGGGGCCAGCCCCTCGGACAGGAGCCACCCGGCGAGGCCTACGTGCCAGATGCCGCCCTGCCCGGTGCCGGACGCCTTGTAGGTGCCCGCAGGCTCGCTCTTTATGCTCTCCAGCAGCGCCTCGACGCTGTCGAAGCCCGAGTCGGCCGAAACCATGACGCCGCCCGGATCGGCGTTGACGATGGCGAGGATGTCGAAGTCCTCGTAGGTCAGCTCGGTCAGGCCCTGCCAGTGCATCATGTCGATCTCGATGGTCATGATGCCGATGGTGTAGCCGTCGGGCTCGGCGTTCGCGATGGCGCTGTGGCCCACCACGCCCGAGCCGCCGGTGCGGTTCACCACGTTGACCGGCACGCCCAGCTCCTTCTGGATCTCGGCGCCCAGCAGACGGCCGACGGCATCGGTGCCGCCGCCCGCGCCCCACGGCACGATCAGCTGGATCGGCCGCTCGGGGTACTCTGCCCAGGCGGCGCCGGTCACGGCGGCAAGCGTCACGGCCGCGGCGGCGGCGGTTTTCATGAAGTTCATGGTAATCCTCCTCTTTTCCCTGTTTCCGGCTGCGGGTCAAACGCGCCCGCGCCGCGAATCTGCGAGGGGTCGGAAGCGGATCGGCACGCCCGCGGCACATGTCCGCATGGCGCCGATGCTGTCCGTGGTTCCCCCCGTAGTCTCCTCCACCGTTGACGCTATCCAGCGCAGTGATAACGTTCCAATGAAACAATCCACTTCTGCGATCGCGAAAAGCGATTGCTCTTCCGGGGAGGCACAGGCTGGACAGGGACATCACCGCCAACCTCAAGGTGCGGCATCTTTCGCTGATCGTGGCGCTTGCCGATCACGGCACGACCCACAGCGCGGCGGACGCGCTCAACATGACGCAATCGACCGCGTCCAAGATGCTGCGGGACGTCGAGGAGATCTTTCAGGCCTCCCTGTTCGAGCGCAGCCCGCGCGGCATGGTGCTGACGCCGCTGGGCCAGTTCGCCGTGGACAACGCGCGGGCGCAACTTTCGCGGCTGCAACGGTTTTCCGAGGAGTTCTCCGCCCGGCGTGCCGGCGGTTACGGGACGCTGGCCATCGGCGCCATCACCGGGGCGGCGCCGGACCTGGTGGCCCGCGCCGTGGCCGAGATCAAGGCCCGCCGCCCGCAGCTCTCCGTGGCTCTGCACGGAGAGACCAGCGACGGCATCCTGTCGGAACTGGAGGCCGGGCGGCTCGACCTGGCCGTCGGGCGGTTCAGCGCAGAACGGCACAGGACCGTGTTCTCCTTCGAACCGCTGGCGGAGGAACGGCTAGTCGTGGTGGCGCGCTCCGGTCACAGGCTGGCCAGCGGCGCGCGGCGGCTCGACGACCTCCAGGACTGCGCCTGGGCGTTGCAGCCGGAAAGCAACCCCTCACGCCAGGTGCTCGACGCGGCCTTCGACCGGGCGGGCCTGCGGCGTCCGCGGGACACCATCGAATGTTCGTCGATCCTGCTGATCCTGAACTTGGTGCAGGAGTCCGAGGCCGTGGCCCTGCTGCCCGCAGCGGTGGTTCAGGCGCATGTGAAGGCAGGATTGTTCACCGTCCTGGACATACGGCCGGAGATCCGGCTGTCGGGCTTCGGCCTCGTCACGCGCCGCAAGGAACCGCTGGAGCCCGTCGCGCTGGAGTTCTGCGACATCCTGCGCGCCCGCGCCCGCGGGGACAGCCCGCGCCGGACGACCGGGCGCGCCGGGTCTTCCCGAACCTAGACGGCAACGCGGTCGGGCATGGCCCTGCCCCGTCCCCGCTCTGCACAGTCGTCGACCGGATCGGGCAGACCGGGCGCCCTCAGCGCGCCTGTTCCAGTTCGGAGAGGGCGTCGCGCAGGGTCTCGACCTCGTTGAGGTGGTGCAACGCGGCGTCGCCCAGGGCTTCGGCGGTATCGGCGGCCAGCAGGCGCAGAACCGTCATGACGCCCACGTAGCTGTCCAGCGGCAAGGCGGTCTCCACCGCGCAGGTCAGCGTCCATGTGGCGAAGGCGGGCGCTTCGCGCAGCCCTTTGTCCGCCACCAGGACAAGCCGCGCGCCGCGCCCGG
This region includes:
- a CDS encoding response regulator transcription factor, translated to MKDYSVIIIDDHPVVREGYRRLIDLQPGLKIVGEAEDARSAYAAFRDLRPDVVVMDVTLPGASGIEAIRHIRQYDDTARIVVFTMHLSAAFALKAIKAGATSYITKSSDPKVLIEAIFGALRGQTVISPDVIEAIARDRISGVGTGLTDLSPRQTEILCLLARGWSAERIAGELSISQKTVRNNHYQIKSILGMETDAQLVWFALETGLLQAV
- a CDS encoding 2-hydroxyacid dehydrogenase — protein: MTMTKPDLLLVANLTPRVVDQLDQDFTLHRYCDAEDKAAFLAALPAGVRFIATGGGTGCSREIIEALPDLEIISSFGVGYDAVDVEAAKEHGVRVTNTPDVLNDCVAEVTLALMLALAHRVPDSHEYVRAGRWESEGAMPLTAELTGATVGIIGLGRIGKAIARLAQAFSMRVVYHGRSEQAHQPYQYYADPVSMARDVDWLVVIAPSTPQTRGIVSAEVLEALGSDGRLVNVARGDLVDEEALIDALSKGTIAGAALDVFAQEPHVPEALRTQENVVLLPHIGSATHKTRAAMGDLVVKNLRAHLRGEPVLTPVV
- a CDS encoding tripartite tricarboxylate transporter permease is translated as MSVVAEAAGLVFQPYVLLVILAAAAFGMFVGAIPGLTATMATALLVPVTFFMEPVPAIAAIVTATAMAIFAGDIPGTLLRMPGTPASAAYVQDAYALTKQGRPEAALGASLVFSSLGGIFGTLVLITASPVLAEVALKFSSFEYFWLVVLGLSCAVFISPGSPARGLISLFIGLFAATVGLENPAGEPRYTFGNVELMGGVQFIPAMIGLFAVSEVIRAFIHRGSDEKPPATGNRGIFREQFKNMRKYPVQALRGSALGTAIGALPGAGADIAAWISYAVSKKFSKTPEKFGKGHVEGLVEAGSANNGAMSGAWIPALVFGIPGDSITAIVIGVLYIKGINPGPMVFITQPQMIYAVFIVFLVANLLMLPLGWLAIKGARQVLSIPQRVLMPIILMFCMVGSFAINNSVFGIWLMFVFGIIGFLMEENDIPIAPAILGLVLGPMLEQNFVTSMIKSDGSFLAFFERPISAGLGLFTIAVWMLPLVLMLLRRKGSGTAATDTSN
- a CDS encoding tripartite tricarboxylate transporter TctB family protein; the protein is MRVTDLTLGLLTLLGGIAIYISAWNFKAIPGQAYGAGTMPRAIALVTVLTGLFLIVKAVMAGERLPGLRLAEWTGNTASLIRMACVLLLILAYILLSPLLGFLPTALAVMVLAMLVLGVRLVIAVPVALVAALAIQQSFGKLLLVPLPRSPFLPFLW
- a CDS encoding tripartite tricarboxylate transporter substrate binding protein, with the translated sequence MNFMKTAAAAAVTLAAVTGAAWAEYPERPIQLIVPWGAGGGTDAVGRLLGAEIQKELGVPVNVVNRTGGSGVVGHSAIANAEPDGYTIGIMTIEIDMMHWQGLTELTYEDFDILAIVNADPGGVMVSADSGFDSVEALLESIKSEPAGTYKASGTGQGGIWHVGLAGWLLSEGLAPDHVTFVPSQGAAPGLTDMVAGGVDIVPSSLAEGRSMIDANRVVALATMSAERQNAFPDVPTLAESTGSDWTVAVWRSVAAPDGLPDDVKTKLMDAIETAYNSEEYQTFMKDRGFGLRWARGDEATQIVADDDAAFGEVMKKAGLAAE
- a CDS encoding LysR family transcriptional regulator, with protein sequence MRHLSLIVALADHGTTHSAADALNMTQSTASKMLRDVEEIFQASLFERSPRGMVLTPLGQFAVDNARAQLSRLQRFSEEFSARRAGGYGTLAIGAITGAAPDLVARAVAEIKARRPQLSVALHGETSDGILSELEAGRLDLAVGRFSAERHRTVFSFEPLAEERLVVVARSGHRLASGARRLDDLQDCAWALQPESNPSRQVLDAAFDRAGLRRPRDTIECSSILLILNLVQESEAVALLPAAVVQAHVKAGLFTVLDIRPEIRLSGFGLVTRRKEPLEPVALEFCDILRARARGDSPRRTTGRAGSSRT